The Glycine soja cultivar W05 chromosome 15, ASM419377v2, whole genome shotgun sequence region TAAGGAGTATATTGCCTTTGGATAAAAGGGGATGACCATGAAGATTATTTTTACAACCTTCTAGTTCTTTCTGGTATTCATCTTTTTGAGATCTTAATAGCAAAAAAGTTCCCTTTCTACAAGAAAATGGATTGTCGTCAACCATGGTTAGGCAACCAAAGAAGCGTGGATTAGACTCTATTAAGACCTAACAAAGCACTCAGGAGCACACCATTCTTGTTCCTTGTTCAAATACTGTTTTTGACAATAGGAATAGATTAGTacattttctttgtaaaaaaatattgttttatttttttttgctaatgattataaaattattacgctattatcaaatattatataaaaatgataaaattttatcgtacaacattttaaaataaaaataaactaatattttttaattactaatagtaacgaaaatataaatataaatattttcttaaatcaaATAAGTCCTATTATTGCCATTTCGcatcatttttactttttttttaacctaaCAATATTCTACTTATTTACTCACAAATGCAATAATTTACTTAACCCattactattttgaattttttttaacaatattgtGAACAtatacaaacacacacacacacaaaattgaGCGTATTGatgataagcaagaaattaacaaatattaaaattaataaaatctgGAAAAACTAATTGATGGAAGGACTTTTAATTTAGAATAGGGTGGGATCTAAAGAGTTAatcttgtaataattaattactacATTGATTGCTTTAtattaaagtttaaacaaaacTGAACACATATACTACAAGAAATTAAAGCGTTAATTACTAACAAaattttttgtcattatttataatatttatccctattatttataatattgtactgatgatttttaaaaattacatgtaaatCGTTTTGTCACTATTGTTAAGTTTTTTATATTCCTTTTACATCTCTTCGTGCTCATTCTACGAgccaaatcaattttaatattcgGTATTTTCCAATATTCATCTTGTGTCTTTACTATCCttcattttattgaatttaattcCAAAAGATATATGTAAGCACAATGCACAAACACTTTGAAATTGAAAGAGGCATCCatgtatattatttattgtaattgattCATGACATACTTATCCCACACACATCCCAACGTATAGTGAGGGATAAATTAGCTAGATATATGATCAGGCATAAACTTCAGCCACATCTATATTGGCAAGTACATAAGTTGTTGTTACCAATGGTGCTACACATCCCTGTTCCCTGATTATATTTTCTTGCACAATTTGCATTACAGCATGCATCACCACACTGAAGAGTGCAAACCCCAAGACCATTATTGCATATTTTAGGTGGGGTTGGACTTGGTGGAGGCCCTGCACAACCGTAGTAGCAAGTGCACAAGCCTAAGTCACAAGATCCTTGTCCATCAATGTGTAGAGCTTTACATCTCTGGTCACATTGTCCCATAGGACCACATCCACCCAATGGTTGTGAACATGTGTTTCCTTTTACTTCTATTAGGCCTATGctccaaaatataaaagacaGAAAAAGTGAAGGAAAAATATGTTAATTGAGTTGTTATATCATTTGTAgtttaataacaactagcaccACAATGTTAAAAAGGAGGCTTACCTGTTATAGTCAGAGCCAGCAttacaaagagaagagaatagTTTGAGATATAAGTCACCATTTTAGATAGAAATTAAATGTTTTGCCAAATTTCGATGTTGGCTTGGTTTCTGAATGTGTTGCTACATGGTATTTATAGTTCTATGAAAGGTTTCAAGCAATGATAGAGATAAGCAATGTTTGGTGAATGTAGAAAATGGTACGTTAAAATTTGAGTCACAATTGAAgtcaaaattcaaatcaaattaaatatttaatatgtgggtataatttgattttcatatgTATAAGAAATTAAACATGTTTATTTTGACTTGGATCTTGACTCCATTATAAATTGGTTGAAGCTAATAAAtatcttcaattttttcctTTGACTGAATTTATTACTTCTCATTTTCAGTATGAACCTTGCTCATTATAGAACTCAAAATTCCTTACATAGACTACCATCCATTTAATTTCTTACCATAAACGTTTTTTTCTACAAAATCAGTTTTGACTGAATTAGTATTtgcaaataaatttatcttttaccaTTAGTCTTTGCTCAATATTTTCCTTCTCATATTGATATACTAGTTTTTTAGCCATACAATGCACAAATTTTTTGATGTTGGatgtaaatcaaaataattatttaaattataatttatattttttcatatatattaaatgaattttgaatCTAAATATCATTGATGGAAGTTACATaaataattctttaaataatttatactgcaataaatttgtaattatttaaattcactATTTTTAATTgggtaaaatatatattttactttttagttaaaaattatagttCCCTAATTGAATtgttttatgatatatatatatatatatatatatatatatatatatatataacactttttattttataaatattaagcaaaaaaattgaattgattatataaaaaaattattttatattggtCCTTGGTTCTATTTTATATGATGTTTAAGGTTTTAACATAGGTATTAAGAAATCaattgatattataaaattcaatatattatttaactttCTAATATATCATTTATCTATTAGTTAATGACTTTTACTCACTTACTATACAATAACAACTACCCCTACTAAGGGTACttcatggaaaaaaataatgcttcattgattttataaacaatatctaatttataattattattttttttgctaaaacGTCATGTAAAATAGAACCGAGAAAGTATCATATAGTAAATGAATGCTGTAATAACCAATTAATGAATCAATAAAGTcaaatattcattaataaaattattaaaattcacTATCCTTCCCCTAATATCTAATAATAAATgtgaattaaattttactttcattttaaatgaaaaataaaataatttaaaagaaattgtctAGAGTTCCTTTTTTTGGTTGAGAAAAAGTGTACTAAAACTTCCTTAGTTTATACTTGTCCTCTGTCGACCATCATTATGTAAGAAGAAATAATAAGTTCCACAATAAttggtattttaatttttcaatgaaacattatttattcttttaatattaactatggacaacaaaaattaaaaatgaattaatgataataatattaattttataaaaattttattcttttttattttatttttattttttcttgatctatataaaataatctatgatgataattataatgataTGGAAGGAATGTTTCAAAAGATACAATGATTTATTTAGATTATAAGTTTAAGAGGCATAATTCATATTTCTTGATACGAGGAATGATTATTAACGtaatcatattatattataaaggaTTTATATCCATGGTATTGACTTAGCAAAAAAATGGAATTCATGTAGCcattgtatgactttagcataTGAATGACTtctgcaaaagaaaaaagaaaaaaaattgtgttgcaTGTGCTTTTGTACTCAAATATTGGAGGTCGATTGTAACCCCTTATGATATTATGGAACGAGTATTAAAGAATCAcatgatttttagtaaaaaggaccgttttagttttaattagtaGTAGACTCAGTTTCTAAGCCAATAGAATGAAAAGGGTTTAAAAAAACATGGGCAACTTTTGCTTCTCcgatgattaattaattatgatagtG contains the following coding sequences:
- the LOC114386687 gene encoding defensin-like protein 183, which produces MVTYISNYSLLFVMLALTITGLIEVKGNTCSQPLGGCGPMGQCDQRCKALHIDGQGSCDLGLCTCYYGCAGPPPSPTPPKICNNGLGVCTLQCGDACCNANCARKYNQGTGMCSTIGNNNLCTCQYRCG